Proteins found in one Pyrus communis chromosome 15, drPyrComm1.1, whole genome shotgun sequence genomic segment:
- the LOC137718124 gene encoding receptor-like protein 7, whose product MKILLISFMFLIGTVTPAESKCNEDDQSSLPRLKQSLNFSSSASTKLVTWNASIDCCFWVGVNCSANGYAVGLDLSEERILSGIDNSSSLFDFQHLQSLKFADNGYHHSQIPSSIGKLANLRYLNLSQNVFLGQIPIEISHLTRLIVLDLSETYLKLENPNLSMLIRNLTELEVLYLDSVNISGKTSDWCQVISSSLPKLRVLSLSNTDLLGPIDDSLAKLSSLSVIRLDSNAISSPVSSFFANFSNLTSLSLQGCQLYGTFPQEIFQISRLQHIDLSFNPLLQGSLPEFPNNGSLQTLDLSRTNFSGLLPDSIGNLKMLSMIDLSFWNFYGSIPKSMENLRHLYYLDMSENKFSGSINSTHWENLVELMFVSLKYNLLDGGIPLSMFSLPLLQTLVLSNNKFLHQFHEFSSVSSSNQLSSLFLDFNNLEGPVPMFIFSLRGLQFLSLSSNNLEGSFPLSGLQKLRNLVFLDLSCTSLFIDRTGTNSSYSSLPRLVTVILSSTKLRTFPDFLKYLPNLGTLDLAENQIHGEIPNWIWGLEFLYYLNISCNSLASFSPLPNLTSALSVLDLHSNQLQGQIPVFSAPTMLILDYSRNNLSSTIPTNIGEFLTTTKLVSLSSNNLHGIIPRSLCNLSTLEILDLSNNSLSGMIPQCLTTMKTLAVLNLRRNNLTENISYKFDEHCSLETLDLSGNQIKGRLPKSLVSCTKLVVLNLGYNQIMDTFPSYLKSISTLRVLVLRSNKFYGCIGCPRTNGTWPVLQIIDVAHNNFNGELPGGLLTTWKAMKDNKADANHLQYENRAGYRMYYQDSVTIVSKDLTMDLVKILTIFTAIDFSGNKFHGQIPEEIGELKSLYILNFSNNAFTGEIPSSLSNLGNLESLDLSVNNLSGQIPPEFSELHFLAFMNLSTNHLVGKIPSSTQFSTFPKSSFEGNTDLWGPPLTAYDRPPMSSPPMSNGSDPNSGSEINWDILSVEIGYFVGLGVVIGSLMFWEGWRNWYYEAAENMFFTRLQIRGRRVYRNRSKGKTLK is encoded by the coding sequence atgaaaattttgctCATTTCCTTTATGTTCTTGATCGGGACTGTTACTCCAGCTGAAAGCAAGTGCAATGAAGATGACCAGTCATCGTTGCCCCGCTTGAAGCAAAGTCTTAACTTCAGTTCTTCTGCTTCCACCAAGCTTGTTACTTGGAATGCAAGTATCGACTGCTGTTTTTGGGTCGGAGTAAATTGCAGTGCTAATGGCTATGCAGTTGGTCTGGACCTCAGCGAGGAACGGATCCTAAGTGGGATTGACAACTCCAGCAGTCTCTTCGATTTTCAACATCTTCAAAGCCTCAAATTTGCTGATAACGGTTATCACCactctcaaattccatcttctatCGGAAAGCTTGCAAATTTAAGGTATCTAAATCTATCCCAAAATGTTTTTTTGGGGCAAATCCCAATTGAGATTTCGCACTTGACAAGGTTGATTGTTCTTGATCTTTCTGAAACTTACTTAAAACTTGAGAACCCCAATTTAAGCATGCTGATTCGGAATCTCACCGAGCTTGAAGTATTATATCTTGATTCGGTAAACATATCAGGAAAAACGAGTGACTGGTGCCAAGTAATATCTTCTTCACTTCCAAAGCTGAGGGTGCTGAGCTTGTCCAACACTGATCTTCTGGGACCTATTGATGACTCTCTTGCCAAGCTTTCATCTCTATCCGTGATTCGATTGGATTCTAATGCCATATCTTCTCCGGTTTCATccttcttcgccaatttttCAAACTTGACTTCCTTGAGTCTTCAGGGATGTCAGTTGTATGGAACATTTCCCCAAGAAATCTTCCAGATATCTAGACTACAGCATATTGACTTGTCCTTCAATCCGCTGCTTCAAGGTTCCTTACCAGAATTTCCGAACAACGGATCTCTTCAAACTCTGGACTTGAGCCGCACAAATTTTTCGGGGTTATTGCCGGACTCTATTGGCAACCTCAAAATGTTGTCCATGATAGATCTCTCATTCTGGAATTTCTATGGATCAATCCCAAAGTCAATGGAAAATCTCAGACACTTGTATTATTTAGACATGTCAGAGAACAAGTTCAGCGGTTCCATTAATTCCACTCATTGGGAAAACCTTGTCGAGTTGATGTTTGTCAGCTTGAAGTACAACCTGCTTGATGGAGGAATTCCATTGTCTATGTTTTCTCTTCCACTGCTGCAAACATTGGTGCTTTCCAACAATAAGTTCTTGCACCAGTTCCATGAGTTCTCCAGCGTCTCTTCTTCTAACCAATTAAGCTCcttgtttttggatttcaacAATCTCGAAGGGCCAGTACCaatgtttatttttagtttgagaGGTCTTCAGTTTCTTTCACTTTCTTCAAACAACTTGGAAGGCTCGTTTCCTCTAAGTGGTCTTCAGAAGCTGAGAAATCTGGTTTTTCTTGATCTTTCATGCACCAGCTTGTTCATTGATCGTACCGGTACCAATTCCTCGTATTCATCCTTGCCTCGATTGGTTACAGTGATTTTAAGTTCTACCAAGCTGAGAACATTTCCTGATTTCTTGAAATATCTACCCAATTTAGGCACCTTGGATCTTGCAGAAAATCAAATTCATGGAGAGATACCAAACTGGATATGGGGGCTCGAATTTCTTTATTATCTAAATATTTCATGCAACTCCCTGGCAAGTTTTAGTCCTTTACCCAATCTCACTTCTGCTCTAAGTGTGCTCGACCTTCACTCTAACCAGCTTCAAGGACAAATCCCAGTTTTCTCAGCACCTACAATGCTGATTTTGGATTACTCCAGAAATAATTTGAGCTCTACCATACCGACTAACATTGGTGAGTTCTTGACGACCACCAAACTCGTCTCACTTTCAAGCAATAACCTCCATGGCATCATTCCGAGATCGTTGTGCAATCTGTCAACTCTTGAGATTCTTGATCTGTCCAATAATTCACTCAGTGGTATGATTCCTCAGTGCTTGACTACAATGAAGACGCTTGCAGTGCTTAATTTACGGAGAAACAACCTTACAGAGAACATTTCTTACAAATTTGATGAGCATTGCAGTTTAGAAACTCTAGACCTCAGTGGAAATCAAATCAAAGGCCGGCTTCCAAAATCTCTAGTCAGCTGCACAAAATTAGTGGTATTAAACCTTGGATACAATCAGATAATGGATACTTTTCCCAGCTATTTGAAGAGCATTTCCACCTTGCGAGTCCTTGTTCTCCGATCCAATAAATTCTACGGATGCATTGGATGTCCGAGAACCAATGGCACCTGGCCAGTGCTTCAAATCATAGATGTAGCTCACAACAATTTCAATGGCGAACTACCTGGAGGATTGTTGACAACATGGAAAGCTATGAAGGATAACAAAGCTGATGCAAATCACCTTCAGTATGAGAACAGAGCCGGTTATCGTATGTACTATCAGGACTCGGTAACAATTGTGAGCAAAGATTTGACGATGGACCTGGTGAAGATTCTAACTATCTTCACCGCAATCGACTTCTCTGGCAataaattccatggacaaataCCTGAAGAAATTGGAGAACTCAAATCATTGTATATTCTCAACTTCTCCAACAATGCTTTCACAGGTGAAATCCCATCATCATTGAGTAACTTGGGAAACCTCGAGTCTTTAGATCTCTCAGTGAACAACCTGAGTGGGCAGATTCCACCAGAATTTTCCGAACTCCATTTCCTCGCATTCATGAACCTCTCAACCAATCACTTGGTTGGCAAGATCCCAAGCAGCACTCAGTTTTCAACATTtccaaaatcttccttcgaagGTAACACGGATTTATGGGGGCCTCCTTTGACAGCATATGACAGACCACCGATGTCGTCGCCACCAATGTCAAATGGAAGCGATCCGAATTCTGGCAGTGAGATTAATTGGGATATTCTAAGTGTTGAAATTGGATATTTTGTCGGCCTTGGAGTTGTCATCGGGTCACTCATGTTTTGGGAGGGATGGAGGAACTGGTATTACGAGGCTGCAGAGAACATGTTCTTTACGAGGCTGCAGATTCGCGGAAGACGTGTCTACAGAAATCGATCCAAGGGGAAGACATTAAAATGA